From a single Hymenobacter sp. YIM 151500-1 genomic region:
- a CDS encoding RNA polymerase sigma factor has translation MSSLSPLNRPNNTHRKPDWLTMLPSDDAKLWDDFRGGNEQAFTRIFLTHYDALFSYGLKLAADEELVKDCIQTLFQKLWRRRDGLGPVALIKPYLYKALRRTIGDETKLLRRHRLLLPAYSDEFDITYSHEDFLVAQQYSQEQSGRLLAVLNRLSRRQREAIYLKFFDGFSYEKISEIMGLNLQSVRNLVHQALKALKKALLLSLLVLYYT, from the coding sequence GTGTCCAGCCTAAGCCCGCTCAACCGCCCGAACAACACCCACCGCAAACCCGATTGGCTCACTATGCTGCCCTCTGACGACGCAAAGCTTTGGGACGATTTTCGGGGTGGAAACGAGCAGGCTTTCACGCGCATCTTTCTGACGCACTACGACGCCCTGTTCAGTTACGGCCTCAAGCTGGCCGCCGACGAGGAGCTGGTCAAGGACTGCATCCAGACCCTGTTTCAGAAGCTGTGGCGCCGCCGCGACGGGCTGGGGCCGGTGGCCCTCATCAAGCCTTACCTGTACAAAGCCCTGCGCCGCACCATCGGCGACGAAACCAAGCTGCTGCGCCGCCACCGCCTGCTGCTGCCCGCTTACTCCGACGAGTTCGACATCACCTACTCGCACGAGGATTTTCTGGTGGCCCAGCAGTATTCGCAGGAGCAGAGCGGCCGGCTGCTGGCCGTGCTCAACCGCTTGTCGCGGCGGCAGCGCGAAGCCATCTACCTCAAGTTTTTCGACGGGTTCAGCTACGAGAAAATCTCGGAAATCATGGGCCTGAACCTGCAATCGGTGCGCAACCTGGTACACCAGGCCCTGAAGGCCCTGAAAAAGGCGCTGCTTCTGTCGCTGCTGGTGCTGTACTATACCTGA